Within the Ananas comosus cultivar F153 linkage group 25, ASM154086v1, whole genome shotgun sequence genome, the region AAAAGTCTCAGTTTCCGAGATTAGAATGTTTTGTGGTTAAATTCGTTAGACGAAGCATATCTTAAAAGCCAATTCCCTTTTGAAGTAGAGGATACATAAACATTTTATGTTAGTTTGCCTTTCTGTATTTATTTGCTTGCTGATTAAATTCGCAAATGTACTTTAATCTCTAATTATCGACTACTCTAAGCTTGTCAATACTGGTCGTCAAACAAAGACCAGTTAAAGAAAGCACTCACTCATCTTTACATAGATTGCCGATGAGATCATTGAGTTCTCCTTAGCTACTTGAAGTTGCTTGTACTATGTTAATAATACTAACAACTTCTGAACAGAACTTTGTCTCTCTGTTTCACTATTTCTCCACAGGTCATCAGAGAGCCTCTTTTGTCCTTCCATGAAGATGTCGAGGCTCGGCCTGTAACACCGAAGCGAGACGAGTCATTTTCTGCTTCGCCTGTTCATTGATTGCACCCTCAGTGTCAGCAGTTTCTCATGTTTGTCTTGTCAACGACATTTCTGCCGGTAAGCATGAATTGTACAAGTAATGTTTAAGTCCTATATTTGTttacagaaaaaataatttattttaatgttaATGTGCAGAAAAGTCACTTGTAAATTAGTGAGAAGTGCCTTTTCGTTTAATTTCCAACATTTAATGtggattttttatttgcttGCACCACTGAATAATCGACAATCCTAGGCTcttatgtttatttttgttattttcaaaTGAATAGGCAATCAAACATGagttctctctttttccttcagTTTCCCCCCTCTTTTAAGTTCTGAAGCTTATCTTAGCCGTATATATTCTGCTAAACCTGAGGTCCAGAAATATTTTGATCTTCTATGTAGGTACTTGAATTCtgctaaaagaaaaatatatacacaTGCCCGTACCTcttttattttcgtttttttttaatgttaaacATTCCAAGCAAAGACTAACCACCACTGTTTATAGCAGTTGATTGTTATCCTCCGGCTTCTCAGGTTAGATCTAGCACCCAAGCAATTTCAAGGCATTGAAATGTATTTTAAAACTCCTGTTTGGCCCAACTAAAGTTGCTCAAAGGTGGCCTGAACTGGCTTAAATGGGCTGTAAATGGGCTGGACTGTGGCCCAGTCACACTAGTAGAACTATCCATGTTTGGTTCAAAAAGACAAAAATCTAGGCAGGTGGAAGGATACTCTTTTggctattactattattattatatcccttatttacaaaatttgtccttttttcaattatttcaaacaaaataattgaaattttcttaaattattgaaaaaaaataaaagaaaagatgttGTCGGTGGTTCTCTTCTTGGGAGAACGAGACGAGGCCTGTGGCCAACGCATTAGCAATAATCTCAATAATAATCTCTAGCCTCTAGGCAAAGACACGAACGCCTTGTaaagcggaaaaaaaaagggccacTTATTTGAACACTCAgattcaaaaaacaaaacaataaatcATCTAACTTTACAATTATTTtgatcaattatttttttttatgaattatagttaatttgattcaaaaaaaatttaaatgattggTTGAAGTAATCACTAAATTATGTCTTTACCTTAGGGTTTATTGTGTGTTGAAAACTATCCACTGCTACTGaaccaaattaaaatgatatatatatatatatatatatatatgtatatatatatatatatatatatcttcgtTTTTCAAACAAATCACAAAAAGATTATATTGTAACTGAATTGAATTGAGTTTCTATGaatttaaaagcaccaaatCATTGGCACTTATAGATTTTCGATTTTTGAATGAAGATTTGTAGGATTAAAATAATAGAactctcctagggttgagtgaatgATTGCtagaatagcataatctaagaGATAAAATTGgtcaaaaagatatatttagtggtgaaaaaattacaagcaccaaatacttttaaaagcactataGCCAAACTCAACTGAATTATTGTATTCTCTAACATTTAACATAATTTAACTAGTGTGCTTTTCCTTCCTTTATTTGACTTCTAATTTAGACTCTATAAATATGTCAAACTCTCCTTGTTGGTCTCAAACACCTCCTCCATGGCTCCTCTTCCTCActctctcaatctctctttCTCACTTCCACCTCAaattctcttctcctcctcccctccatCACTCCCCCTCACCCTCAATTCCCACTCCAAATCCCACCTCAATTTCTCCAAACCCTACTCCCTATTCCCCAAACCCCAACACCACCACAAAAAACCAACCAAAATGCTCCTCAAATCCATACCCAACACAAAACCAATCTCTATCTCTGACACCCCCCACTCCATGACCCTTTCCGAGCTCCTAAGCAAAGCCAACGCTACTCCTATCTCAATTCATGGAGATACACAGGTACCAATCACAGGGATTCAACACAATTCTAAGGAGATTAGCCCTGGCGATCTATTTGTTTGTTGTTTTGGGTCGAAAACCGACGGCCATTTGTATATTACTGAAGCTTGTGAGAAAGGAGCTTCAGCTGTTGTGGTTACTGAGGTAGTTAATGTTGAAGAGGAGGCCTTACATTGTTGTAGAGCCCTTGTAATAGTGGAGGACACCAATTCGATCCTCCCTCGCCTTGCCGCCTCCTTCTTCGGCCACCCGTCGAAGCGGCTCTCCGTCGTCGGGATCACCGGCACCAACGGTAAAACCACGACGACCCATCTGGTCAAATCGGTGTTCGAAGCAATGGGATCGAAATCGGGGATGTTGGGAACACTTGGTTACTGTATTGATGAAGATAACAAGTTGGAAGCAGTTAACACAACACCTGATGCCTTGACCATTCAGAGACTGATGGCGGAAATGGCGCGGAACAGGGCCGATGCCATCGTGATGGAGGCTTCGTCGCATGGGCTGGAATTGGGGAGGTGCGACGAGATTGACTTCGACGTCGCGGTGTTCACCAACCTTACACGAGACCACTTAGATTTCCATGTAACCGAAGAGCGGTACAGAGAGAGCAAGCTCAAGCTGTTCGACAAAATGCTCGATCCAGATAAGCATAGAAAAGTTGTGAACATTGATGATCCAAATGCGTCGTATTTTATCGCGCGGGGTAATGCAGACGTACCTCTTGTGACCTTTGGAATGGATAGCAAAAATTGCGACGTGCGACCTCTGGGGCTCGAGATTTCTTTGTTTGGGACGAAGCTTTCGATTAGTACACCAAAGGGAGTAGTAGAAATCAACTCTGCGTTGGTGGGTCGGTACAATGTGTACAACATTCTTGCTGCAGTTTCTGTTGGGATCGCAGTTGGGGGGCAATTAGAGGAGATTAAGAGGGGGATTGAGGGGTTAGCTGGAGTTCCGGGCCGGTGTGAATTGATCGATGAAGGTCAAAACTTCGGAGTTATTGTCGACTATGCGCATACGCCGGATGCTTTGTCAAGACTTTTGGATGCCATGAGAGAGCTCGCTCCGAAGAGAATCATAACTGGTTCGCGATCTACTGATCTGTTTTATGCAGACTATTCATAAGCACAGTTATTTTCCTTACTGATGAAACTTCTCTTCTGAATTTCCCACTTCCAGTTTTCGGGTGTGGCGGCCAACGAGATAGCGGAAAGAGACCGCTCATGACCCGAATTGCTACCAACAAAAGCGATGTTGTTATTCTAACCTCTGACAATCCCAGGAATGAAGATCCATGTAAGCATTCTATGTTTCAGTAATGTAGTCAGAAACCACAAAAACTATCTTACAGTAAATAtctaatcttaaattttgaatatgggGTTCCTAATTCTCCAAGGTATTGTGCTTGTGTATGGTTAGTGAATATCTTGGAAGGCATGTTAGCTGGTGTTGGATGGACCATACAAGATTATGTGCAACTTACTCATGACAAGAATTATGCGCAGCTTAACAATGGGTGTCAGCTTCTTGTCCATGATCTCAGAAGAGTTGCTCTGCAAGCTGCCATTGCCATGGGAAAGGAAGGAGACATTATCGTAATATATCTTACTCCAACCTTCTTCCTATATCATTCTCACTTTCTAAATATGTGAAGAATAAATGTTTCTCAATACATGAGAAGATTGGTTAAACTCAACCAACACTGttcttgtgtgtgtgtgtgtctgtgtgtgtgttATTTCTCATTGTGAGAACAAGAGTTTTTGCCAAAAACTGacagaaaatcaaaaaaaaatgcaagttCTATAGGAGATCCTTTCTCATACTTTCTGCTACGTTTTCTTCTCTGCCTTGTGAAAATTTTGGTGCTGTAGGTTGTTGCAGGGAAAGGCCACGAAACATATCAAATCGAAGGTGAAACGCGGAAATTCTTTGACGACAGAGAAGAGTGCCGAGAAGCTCTGCGTTACGTCCGCGAGTTGAAGAAAGCAGGAATAGACATCAGTGAACTTTCATGGGGGGTAAATAGGCAATTGTTCTTTTCTATTTAATACCTACTGTAATTTCGAATCGGATTCAATTTTGATGCATAAATCCCACAAGTAAACATTTTGATTCAAGCTAAACTACTGTATGTTTACTGCAGGTTACAGGATAGGCACTTTTCTTCATAGATGAATTAACCTATCCCATTCAAAAGTTTTTAagtactctctttctctctcatattAACTTAGTtcacattattatttttttgataataataattattttacattaactATTTTGTGTGTTTTGTGTGTTATGTGCTTTTGCACTATGCAggttaaaatcaaaatcaactGAAACTGCCGTGGTGCTCTTCTTGGACAGAGAATGTgtggtttcttttcttttttttttcctatattttttgttccttcTTGTGTATAAAATGTATAGGTTCTTTAAGAAATGTTTATTTACAACGGTGAGAATAAGGGTATTTCTCTAATGCCACTGGAACCTTGTAATCTGCAACTGCTTCAAAATCAGAAAAGGACGTTCATATATAAGAATCTTCTTTTCCAAGTTACTGAAcggaagagaaaaaatatagataaaagcgtataaaacttatctgaactataaaccaTATTTAGCGCAGTTGTTAAAGATTTGAGGTTGGTATCTGAAATTCCAAGTTTGAAGCCTATACGCTTCACATTCCcttcctttttctcgaaaataaataaataaacaaataattattgCATATTCCAGCCCCAAAATGCTTCTTCCCAGTATATAGCTATATCCGCTCTTCTCATTTTCCTTTTAAGAAGCAAAATAAAGTTAGGttcaactttaatttatttgaaataaataatattctatTTGTTATTAAATTGAGTTGAGTCCATATGAACtaaggattcaaatttgattctGAAACTCTTGTGTAATTTACCCGAGCTTGAGCCTATGTAGCTTGCATTAAGTTTGTTTGCACCTCcacaacaaaaaaaagtgaAGGCACTAATTGTCAACTATCGTATTATTAAACAAAACCACGGGAAAGCTTCACTTTTGATGCAGTAGTATACATAATATGAAGATTCtttaaattatctttttattgATTTATACATATagtctaaaaatattatatattcatttacATATAATATCACATATAATTCCACGGTAAATAAATTAAGTTTGATtgttgtctcttttttttttgacaagaATAAATTAAAGACGCGAAAATCACATTACAACTTCCATTTCATTACCCGGACAGCGTAGGCCTAATCAACTGTTCTATtgggggaaaaaagaagaagcataaACACAAAAGCAAAACATGCTATATCCATTATGCCTATCAAAAACACCTCTCTTTTATGCTTCTTAGAATGGCTAAAAGAAAAAGGCATAGAGTAACTGCTTCAAAAAGAAAAGCACTTCTCAGCTCCTAAAGGTTAGTTAGAGCATTCCAAATATTTGCTTTTATCCTATAGTATCATTGCTAGTGAAGCTACTAATCCAACTCTTTAATGGTGAACTAGTGTTGTAAAGCAAATCATATATAATTCCCTCCTATTTTCCGTAATTATTTTCCCTGTAGTTTTCTAGTTGTATGTAGAGAGGCGAGGAGGAGAGATGGGTCTTAGTGGAGAAATCAAAGAAGAAAGAATGGAAGCAAGTAAAAGCGAACCTTTTCGGAGATCGGAAGCCACGGAGGTGATCCATATTGCTGTCGGAAAGAATTATCGTGCAGAGAAACAGAACTTGAAGTGGGTACCAGAGAACTTCCCGCGGGCTAGGATTTTTATCATCCATGTTCCTTGGCCTTCCAAGTAGATGCCCTTCAGAAAGTTTTTGAACCTATCGAGCAAAATATCGAACATATGTACTGTTGTTAGTTTTTCAGTTGCTTCATTCTTTCCGAATTAATCTGagttttagaaaattttggttaaaagatAAGAACACAAATAAGAAgtgtcaaaaaagaaaaaagcaaaattacTTGAGATATCATTCTTGGTGTTGATAGAATCCTCATACATAATATCTTTGATCACCGAAAAATATTACCAAAATTGAATCTAAGTTATGCTAGCGCCAAAAGCATGGAAGAATTCTGTAGTATCTGTAGCAGATGGATGATAGCAAAaggaggaaaagagaaaaaaaaaaacaagagagaaaaaaagattgatGCTACTTTACAAAGCATCTGGAATGAACTGTAAAGTGCTGATCTCTTATTAATGCTAACAAATGTAGAGACACGAAGGATCACAAAAATGAGGTTGAGAAATGGCTTACCAATGAACTACTTAAGGTTTCTATTCTGAAAAATTAATCTTTAAAATAGAAGCAAGATGTAAAGTTTAGGAATGAAGTATGGTAGGCAAAGAAACAGAGGAAAAGGCAAACTCATCAAAAGTAGCCCTGCAGAATATTTGCATGCCTAATTTTAAGATTTTGTGTGATACATATGGATTAAGCAGCTTGATCTACATAGTCACCTACTATACATCAACTGTAAGGTATGTTCTTTAAGTATGCTTCAATCTTTTATAATCCCAAGACATTACTAAGTTTGGTTCTCTCTAATAATATTAGCAGTGGGTACCAAAATATCATACGTATTAGCAAACGAGGCAGAAAGAGCATTGCATCGAATAAGGCAGAAAGAAGAAATGGCACAACTGTTATGTCAATACAAAGCATCGTGTATAAATAGAAAGGTCGAAACTAGTCCGATTCATTTGTGCTCGGTACTTTACAATCTAATATACTTTGTTTGCTATTTCAAGAAAAGGAACTGCACTATGCTGAATATATAATCTGCGGTAAATATCACTAGGTGTTTAGATGATAATGGTGATGATGTCAAAATAGATTTAGCACATGCAGTACTATTGtatattgtataatattattattctacaaGATAGtataattattatcattctACAAGATATTTGGTGAGAAACATCCCATCTTTTAAGAGGTTTAAATTGAGTCTTACAACTTTCTCCATGATGCAGGTTGATATGCAACATATCGATGTCAGAGATTTTTGAATGGAAAATCAAGAAAGCAGTCGAAAATTAAAGAAGACTCAACTTGTattacaaacaaacaaaaagtaAACCTTCAGAGATGTTTGGTATTGCTGCCATTTTTTGTCTTTACAAACAAAAATTCTCTGTGGTTGGATGTGCCGCTGGTTGGACTTTCCCGCTCTTGTCATCACTGGCAAGCTTACAATGCAACCGTGAATAGAATGCTAAAGGGTATCttcttcttcaaaaaaaaaaatttgaagtttgctACCAAGTTCTGCTATTTGTCACAACCAACACCATAATTGAATAGACCGTGAACACTCCAACCTCCGCGAGCACTCTCTATTACACAGAGTTTGtgttttaaaaacaaaaaacaattgGCAACAACACCAAATAAGGCATTAAAATCCAACTTATGTAAGTTACTGGTGGTGGGAAATTAGAACAAGGTATGACGAAGTTTGCACATGCACATGCATATGCATGGATGTACAGGGATCCAAGTTGCTGTGTGTTACAATATGGCATGTAAATTTATGAGTTAGCGTGAATAACTTCATTACAGATATCTGAAGTGAGCATGACTTTATCatgctccttttcttttcttttctttctttcaggCTTGCTTCAAAACAAGAtggatatatgtatacatattttAAGCACCTTTCGTGCGATTGTGTCTATCTATTCACAATActggggagaaaaaaaaaccagtaGCAATTTGGAAACAGCTTGCAAAAATTACAACGATAATAGGGAAGGGATTATGAATACACAGCAGGAATTtgcaaacaaatataaatacgGCTTCTTTCATCAAAGCAAAAGCAATACTACAACTTTTCCCTCCTTTTCAAGTATCAAGAGGTGGAATCTACAACAAAACACACCTATATTGTATCAATTTGTTCAGTCATTATACACAAACCGTAACAGAGTTAATTGATAAAAAAGTATTCATACCCACCAAAAATTGTAAAAACATATTTACTTTTATCTTGAAAGATCCGAAGAAATGTAATTTCCACACTAATCAGCAGAATAAATGTACTCATTGGATTCATATACTAAAATCGAATCACCGAAACCAAAAAAACTAAGTAAAATTTGGATTTCTAAACACCAAAAAGTTACACaccaaagaaaaaaggagaTCACAATTTTAACAATGAATCAACTTAGTCTATCGCAAACTAAGAGAAACTACATGCATTCCGTTCTAAAATCGAAcacttaaaataataataatttggatTTCTAAACACCAAAATAGTTACagggaaaagaaaaggtgaTTACAATTTTAACTATGAATCAATTAAATCAATCGCAAgtaatgggaaaaaaaaaaagaaaaaggtacaaTCGGTCCAAAAACTAAGCTTAAATTGAAAAGGAGAAGGTAAAAGCGCTTACCAATAAATTAGGGTTTGAAGGGCGCGAATGGAGAAGGAAATAAGCTAAACaggtcaataaaaaaaatatatataaattaaaaaaccactcaaaagaagaaaaaaaaaaattggtaaatgTAAAAGCGCTTACCAATAAATTAGGGCGTTTGAAA harbors:
- the LOC109703582 gene encoding uncharacterized protein LOC109703582 isoform X2 translates to MLLKSIPNTKPISISDTPHSMTLSELLSKANATPISIHGDTQVPITGIQHNSKEISPGDLFVCCFGSKTDGHLYITEACEKGASAVVVTEVVNVEEEALHCCRALVIVEDTNSILPRLAASFFGHPSKRLSVVGITGTNGKTTTTHLVKSVFEAMGSKSGMLGTLGYCIDEDNKLEAVNTTPDALTIQRLMAEMARNRADAIVMEASSHGLELGRCDEIDFDVAVFTNLTRDHLDFHVTEERYRESKLKLFDKMLDPDKHRKVVNIDDPNASYFIARGNADVPLVTFGMDSKNCDVRPLGLEISLFGTKLSISTPKGVVEINSALVGRYNVYNILAAVSVGIAVGGQLEEIKRGIEGLAGVPGRCELIDEGQNFGVIVDYAHTPDALSRLLDAMRELAPKRIITVFGCGGQRDSGKRPLMTRIATNKSDVVILTSDNPRNEDPLNILEGMLAGVGWTIQDYVQLTHDKNYAQLNNGCQLLVHDLRRVALQAAIAMGKEGDIIVVAGKGHETYQIEGETRKFFDDREECREALRYVRELKKAGIDISELSWGVTG
- the LOC109703582 gene encoding uncharacterized protein LOC109703582 isoform X1, producing MLLKSIPNTKPISISDTPHSMTLSELLSKANATPISIHGDTQVPITGIQHNSKEISPGDLFVCCFGSKTDGHLYITEACEKGASAVVVTEVVNVEEEALHCCRALVIVEDTNSILPRLAASFFGHPSKRLSVVGITGTNGKTTTTHLVKSVFEAMGSKSGMLGTLGYCIDEDNKLEAVNTTPDALTIQRLMAEMARNRADAIVMEASSHGLELGRCDEIDFDVAVFTNLTRDHLDFHVTEERYRESKLKLFDKMLDPDKHRKVVNIDDPNASYFIARGNADVPLVTFGMDSKNCDVRPLGLEISLFGTKLSISTPKGVVEINSALVGRYNVYNILAAVSVGIAVGGQLEEIKRGIEGLAGVPGRCELIDEGQNFGVIVDYAHTPDALSRLLDAMRELAPKRIITVFGCGGQRDSGKRPLMTRIATNKSDVVILTSDNPRNEDPLNILEGMLAGVGWTIQDYVQLTHDKNYAQLNNGCQLLVHDLRRVALQAAIAMGKEGDIIVVAGKGHETYQIEGETRKFFDDREECREALRYVRELKKAGIDISELSWGVNRQLFFSI